The following nucleotide sequence is from uncultured Roseateles sp..
GCGACCTTGTCCTTCAGCCTCATGGCAGTCTCCTCTGGGCCCGCAGCCCCTATCGTTAGCAGAAAAAGCACTATGGCGCTGGCCGCCAGCGGCACTATCATGCACCGAGGCGGGCTCTGGATCCAGTATCCAAAGCGCGACTTCCTTCACCGTCAATGCTTCGGGGGTTTTGATGTCCGACCTGCTGGAATGGCAAAGCCGTGTGCGTTTGGTGGACGAGGTGGCGCAGGTGCTGCGAGAGCGTATCTACAAGGGTGTGCATGCGCCGGGCGATGTGCTGCGCCAGGTGCAATTGGCCGAGCAGCTGGGCGTCAGCCGCACGCCGCTGCGCGAGGCGCTGCGGGTGCTGCAGGCCGAGGGCCTGGTCGAGGCTGATGCGGTGCGTGGCGTCAGCGTCGCGCGGGTCGATGGGCCGCGCCTGCTGGATGCCTATGTGCTGCGCGAGATGCTGGACGGCCTGGCCGCGCGCCTGGCCGCCGAGCGTTCCGCAGACCAGGCACATGCCTTGCTGGACCCCATTGTTGAGCGCCAGCGCCGGGCCATGCGGCCCTGGTCTGCCGGCGAGTACACACTGGCCAATGTCAGCTTCCACACCACCATTGTCGAGATGGCCAGGAATGAATTCCTCAGCGGGCAGCTGGGCATCGTGCGCCTGACCTCCCAGGTCTTTGCGCCGGCCGTGATATTGGCCGAGGCAGAGTCCGAGCAGGCGGTGCAGGAGCATGAGGGCCTGATAGACGCCATCTCGCGCGGCGCTGCCAACGAGGCCGAACGTCTGGGCCGCAGCCATATCCGCAACACCATCATCACCCTGCGCGAGCAGCTCGCCGCCACCGCCCATCCATGACCCTGTTCCTGCTGAAGCGCCTGGCCACCCTGGCGCTGACCTTGCTGGGCGCCTCGGCCGTGGTGTTCCTGGTGCTGGAGATCTTGCCCGGCAATGCCGCCCAGGTGCTGATGGGCACGGAGGCCACGCCCGAGGCGGTGGCGGCGCTGGCCGCCAGGCTGGGCCTGGACGCGCCGCCGCTGCAGCGCTACGGCGCCTGGCTGATG
It contains:
- a CDS encoding GntR family transcriptional regulator — encoded protein: MSDLLEWQSRVRLVDEVAQVLRERIYKGVHAPGDVLRQVQLAEQLGVSRTPLREALRVLQAEGLVEADAVRGVSVARVDGPRLLDAYVLREMLDGLAARLAAERSADQAHALLDPIVERQRRAMRPWSAGEYTLANVSFHTTIVEMARNEFLSGQLGIVRLTSQVFAPAVILAEAESEQAVQEHEGLIDAISRGAANEAERLGRSHIRNTIITLREQLAATAHP